In the genome of Musa acuminata AAA Group cultivar baxijiao unplaced genomic scaffold, Cavendish_Baxijiao_AAA HiC_scaffold_997, whole genome shotgun sequence, the window cgcatttcaccttttttttagactcctagagatttttttatgctttttttgactcatctcatgtcatgtttaagcataaaaaattgggaaggtctactctattaatctacttctttttcaaatctgaagaagttatcatggaatagaactccgcagatcatctgttaatagatcaagcaatgacttcttgagatgggaaatctaaaaaaagaaaaagattcttttctttggtttcgttttcttttatctttttttttatttaatttatagtagaatatgcccatactctttttgtcttgctccattgattcctttgatagatctcgggacctatacctatatatatataaattctaagaaagccaggaattagaagagttggtcttcaattattttgaattgatcgaaatccacacaagtaaatgtagccaaaaaaataatagaattggactgttattttgatgtactatttagatatacatctaatctatgtacatacatattgtatattgacctagatataggctttctctatataaaagcctatatctgtatacagtacaactttctatgaaaatcattaataGGATAATAAATACTATACCATACTATCTCGGCTCAGATACTACTATCTCAGATACTTATTATCTCAGATACTTATGATTCCAGACAGATCATTTCATTTAAGACTTGGAGTTTGAATCCGTTTCTTTCATTTATTCAATCATTGATAAGAACTAATAAATCAAGTTTCAGTCAAATTAATCATTTTGACTGACTGTTTTTACGTAGATGATAAGTAAAAAGGCAGTAGGAACTAGAATGAACAGTGCAGTAGCAATAAATGCGAGAATATTTACTTCCATAATCTCATTGTTTTTTTACTTCGCAATAACTCGGGATCTAATCCCATAGAGATGAGAAATTTGATTCCtgtaaattcaatgggatgaattgcatcctgatgatactgaatcggatcaatattatgaataacaatatctgatctatcaaatcgattcatcgtcgagaattgaatagtataacataggaagatcctttatccatactaaatctgaaatgggattcctgatccaataaagaatcccattgaattttcatccttttccactttttcttttctataaataacCCTACCGTCTTCCTTATATACTCCTCCTTCGTTATACTTATACATACAATTATGTACATACAATTATGAGGTATTATATGACTGGTATTCTATGAATCACACACAGATCCAAAGAGTAGAAGTGAGATGGAAAAAGGACGGGTTAAGTATAAAAGATCTAATATAATTCCAACAAATTTAATAAAAAGGAACGTTGCttggtcttttcttttatttgattagtaTCTCTTTCTTCGATTGGGACTGGAAGGCATACATCAAAAATTCAGTGTGCAATTTAAATGAGAATGAGATAGATTGTTTCCAATTAGTCATTGAGGATACACAAACAAAGTCGAAGCTAAAAAGGGTTGTCGTTTAACCTGACAAGTACTCTGTCGAGGTAATTATGTTAAGTTCATTATGTATTGTACAATAAACGAATACAATTTGCGTATGTACTCTCGGTAAAAATAGGAGCACTCTATTCTATTTCATTTATCAAGAAAATCGAAAAAGAAAGTCAGACGAGTATCtcttaaaatactaaatataggaataccaccgattgtacgaatctatatatgttatgtctctcccttatcactcggcactagtggaagaaatggaaattcctgtatttgtctgatgataaatgcgaaatgaaaaacaaaagaaataaggatCTCCACTGGGGATTAGATCTTGCCCCCTGTCTCCTTTTTCACGGAAAATAGATAAATTCATTTCTCCATTCATCGGTCGGATCCTAGTTCGGGACTGACGGGGCTCGAACCCGCAGCTTCCGCCTTGACAGGGCGGTGCTCTGACCAATTGAACTACAATCCCAGCGAGGTGTATGGTATACATATtcttaatggtttcagaaaaacattttcttcgtCGCGTTGTAACAGAGACACGAATGATATACTAACTGATATCATATACACATAGAACACATAGATATGGACTATAGTGAAAGTGACACGGATTACTAGTAAcctgtgtttattttattttattgccaaaaatagataatcaacctttcattgagaaaaaacgatttttcctttcataatctttgctttgattaagtattatgaatctagatcgttagaaagaaaagatcagaacgaatgagaaaaacatggatagagaaacaaaaatggactctttctcttttacggatcaggtatttttgtttctgggggacaaattggttatatcattggttatatcatattcatggagCGGCGAATTTTTGGGCCGAGCTGGATTTGAACCAGCGTAGACATATCGCCAACGAATTTACAGTCCGTCCCCATTAACCGCTCGGGCATCGACCCAGGAAGAATTCCTTCTAGGCTTATTGATAATCCATGATCAACTTCCTTTCGTAGTACCCCCAGGGGAAGTCGAATCCCCGCTGCCTCCTTGAAAGAGAGATGTCCTGAACCACTAGACGATAGGGGCATATCCGCCCAACTGTCATCATACTATGATGATAGTATGAGTAGTTTTTTGGAATTGTCAATATAATCTAATGATATGACTAGATCTGAACACTCTTTTCTACTTTTATGTTATGATTCCATAGaattttgttttggatttgatGGTTCATGAATGAACCATCCCATACTATTTTATATAGCGAAAGGAGGTACAGGACTCCGTCAGTTCAGGCAGTGATTGGTCCGACAGAACAGAAAAGGGGGTAGAACCCCACTTaatttcttttcttcaattttaactcattaattttaacttaactcatTGCTTCGTTCATTGTTCAGATAAAATATGCCTATCACTATCTCACATTAAGTCAGAAAATTAAAAAACGATagaaattttccttttttcttttttatttttttataagaattcgGTTCAGGGTACGAATACCctcatcacatgattcaagaaaatcTATCGAATCTATGTCGATGTCAGATTGGTACATGTATCAATCAAGTGAATCTTGTTTTGATGAGTCAGTAAAGGTAAACAAGCGGGGTCGGTCTTGAAACAATTCActgcattatttttatcaaaaaaaaaaataaaaaatttgcccactttttacttttggggggtaaatcaaattgattgctcctaaatgaactatgtatatattatgtgcatatatgtatatatcatgtaCATATATTATGCAGTAGACTCATAATGGAAAAAGGCTATAATTCATGAATCGAATAAAACAAGCCCTTTTAACTCAGTGGTAGAGTAACGCCATGGTAAGGCGTAAGTCATCGGTTCAAATCCGATAAGGGGCTTTTTCCACTAAACTAAAGTTTGAGTCTTTGTTTTTCGGTGGAGAAtagagatttctttttatttctaaaaagaaAAGGGTAACCACCATTATAATGACTTCTGATTATTACGAGTTATAGTTAAAAAGTGAaacattattcattattattagtataaataataatgaataattgtAGTTATTAGAACTAGTCTACTCTGTACTGACAAAGTAGTCCTCTTCATGTCTAATTATTCAAATTTTTGTTTTTGGACAGGAATATTCTAGATGTCCAATCGCTATTATGAATCGCCAAACCAAAGTATTCTTACTTCTCCATTGTTTTTATCAAACCCAGCATCAAATTCTAAATCAAGAAAAAGTAAGTGGACCTAACCCATTGAATGACGACTATATCGGCTATTCTGATATTAAAATTCGATATAGATGAAATTGTACAAgcggatttttttatttccttagaCCACGCAAGTCAGGAATTTGTCGATATTTCCGATTTAATGAATCTTCTTCTTACTGAATGCTCCATGGGAATAAATCGATATTCTTTTCCGCtacatataaaagtttatttcgaaaatatatttttcaatatctttccttgatttcagaatcagATATTGTTTTGTTCTTCCGCCAATGCAATAGAGAACGAATGCGAGAAAGGGACTTTACTTTCATTTCCAGTCtaccattatttaaatatttaatctagttTAGGGGCAGGAAAAAacagtgaattttcttttttttgtttgtttgacccGTTAAAAGATATACTCTGTAACTGTAATATGAGTCATAGGACAATTCCGGGTTCAAatacttaatttattttatatagtatAAGTTATAAGATAAGTATAAGATAAGGTATAAAGACTAATCGAATCGAGCTCGTGGATTTATTTACTTAGATTGGTTTGTggcccaatagaaaagaagaattTGTATCTTCGAAACCCATTGTAAGGGGCATGGAACGAGAAATCGTCCACAGATAATCGAACTATCGTATGCCTTGGAAATGATATGAGGTGTTCGGAAATGGTTGAAGTAGTTAAATAGGAGGATCGCTATGACTATAACCCTTGGTAAATTtaccaaagaagaaaatgatctaTTTGATATTATGGATGATTGGTTACGGAGGGACCGTTTCGTTTTTGTAGGTTGGTCCGGCCTATTGCTCTTTCCTTGTGCTTATTTCGCTTTAGGAGGTTGGTTTACAGGTACAACTTTTGTAACTTCATGGTATACCCATGGATTGGCGAGTTCCTATTTGGAAGGTTGCAATTTCTTAACCGCTGCAGTTTCCACTCCTGCGAATAGTTTAGCACATTCTTTGTTGCTACTATGGGGTCCTGAAGCACAAGGAGATTTTACTCGTTGGTGTCAATTAGGCGGTCTGTGGACTTTTGTTGCTCTCCATGGTGCTTTCGCACTAATAGGTTTCATGTTACGTCAATTCGAACTTGCTCGATCTGTTCAATTGCGACCTTATAATGCAATCGCATTCTCTGCTCCAATTGCTGTTTTTGTTTCAGTATTCTTGATTTATCCACTGGGTCAATCTGGTTGGTTCTTTGCACCTAGTTTTGGCGTAGCAGCCATATTTCgattcatcctcttcttccaagGGTTTCATAATTGGACGTTGAACCCATTTCATATGATGGGAGTTGCCGGAGTATTAG includes:
- the LOC135665404 gene encoding photosystem II D2 protein encodes the protein MTITLGKFTKEENDLFDIMDDWLRRDRFVFVGWSGLLLFPCAYFALGGWFTGTTFVTSWYTHGLASSYLEGCNFLTAAVSTPANSLAHSLLLLWGPEAQGDFTRWCQLGGLWTFVALHGAFALIGFMLRQFELARSVQLRPYNAIAFSAPIAVFVSVFLIYPLGQSGWFFAPSFGVAAIFRFILFFQGFHNWTLNPFHMMGVAGVLGAALLCAIHGATVENTLFEDGDGANTFRAFNPTQAEETYSMVTANRFWSQIFGVAFSNKRWLHFFMLFVPVTGLWMSAIGVVGLALNLRAYDFVSQEIRAAEDPEFETFYTKNILLNEGIRAWMAAQDQPHENLIFPEEVLPRGNAL